One Callospermophilus lateralis isolate mCalLat2 chromosome 6, mCalLat2.hap1, whole genome shotgun sequence genomic region harbors:
- the Crybg1 gene encoding beta/gamma crystallin domain-containing protein 1, which translates to MERRSSGRRSGRRRKSQKSTDSPGADATRPESAARDDAVFDDEVALHAATENVSAEKKVKSPRAALDGGVASAAGSESKPSPGPKGQLRGESDRSKQPLPASSPTKRKGRSRVPEAVPSQPASGPRSPAKESPPKRAPASDPSSVAKSTAADCGEEAARVIPRELTVKSSSLLPEIKPEHKRGPFPNHFDGRAEGGRSKDLGRSSGASDADGLKPRNHFGVGRSTVTTKVTLPAKPKHVELNLKTPKNPDSLANEHNSFSQPVHKGNTATKISLFENKRVNSSPRHTDIRGTRNIPSNKTFVGRAKLNLAKKAKEMEQPEKRVMPNSHHNGVVVKEPSAETKVILPKEGIISAAREMGGEPTEGQALSPQPNQDDKADVQTDAGCSSDHPVVAAVIPVKDRKLLGEDKSEAAESKRPGLENMIDTAQDTPDILDAKDSLPKPQGTLPDSQPQDESFKKPSLPLPVDVPKDECAQAPISNFACTDLKVSENHNGCILPVSHHSEKIPLSKLGGGEGNPPSSPKPSPEAVVNECPSKVLVQVRSFVLPVESPQDVSSQIISENSEVKEVQLPSCHNNELEVVSVASCAPQQEEVLGTSPKRTHGKEEHVAKSVPHVTPPKCEKALPIQAESQGSQKHPVAECSPANSPTSRNHSETPPRPDQNMVNGKDTPTSLLNVSAGSDDSVFDSSSDMEKFTEIIKNMDSTICVPQKKKKTRMPNSPAPHFAMPPIHEDNLEKVFDPNVFTFGLGKKKESQTEMSPALHLMQNLDPKSKLRPKRASTEQSVLFKSLHTNTTNGKSEPQPTLEKYDKENRDITNGGVKRSRLEKSALFSSMLSSLPQDKVFSPSVTSVNSMTTSFSTSQNSSLSRSSVVQPLTEGAPPCGLDKEQPSLPPHHSLKIFNFNSANASHSDLKSPSHMEKHLQKEENKEDLNSQSNLHLPESKFSEFSKLKNNDGMEKANHTESVLKSNLPNHGNSDSDFMGLFKSSRYDPGISFSGLPLSDATTLRGSSQNKLNPRPGKVVIFSEPYVSEKCIEVFRDIQDCSSWSLSPVVLVKVVRGCWILYEKPNFEGHSIPLEEGELELSGLWGIEDILERNEEAESDKPVVIGSIRHVVQDYRISQIDLFTEPEGLGLLNSYFDDTEEMQGFGVMQKTCSIKVHWGTWLIYEEPGFQGVPFVLEPGEYPDLSFWDTEEAYIGSMRPLKMGGRKVEFPTDPKVIIYEKPFFEGRCLELETDLCSIVTDETEATGDDHLPLTSVGSMKVLRGIWVAYEKPGFVGHQYLLEEGEYKDWKDWGGYNGELQSLRPILGDFSNAHMIMYSDKNFGSKGSSIDVLGIVANLKETGYGVKTQSINVLSGVWVAYENPDFTGEQYVLDKGFYTSFEDWGGKNCKISSVQPISLDSFTGPRRRNQIHLFSEPQFQGQSQRFEETTDQIDDSFSTKSCRVLGGSWVAYDGENFSGNQYVLEEGHYPCLSAMGCLPGATFKSLRFIDVEFSEPTIILYERENFKGKKIELNAETVNLQSLGFNTQIRSVQVIGGIWITYEYGNYRGRQFLLSPAEVPSWYEFSGCRQIGSLRPFVQKRICFRLRNKATGLFMSTNGNLEDLKLLRIQVMEDVGADDQIWIYQEGCIKCRIAEDCCLTIVGSLVTSGSKLGLALDQSVDSQLWCMKPDGRIHSKLKPNLVLDIKGGAQYDQNHIILNTASKEKLTQVWEAMVL; encoded by the exons ATGGAGAGGAGATCGAGCGGTCGCAGATCGGGCAGGCGGAGGAAATCTCAGAAATCCACCGACTCTCCCGGCGCAGACGCCACTCGGCCCGAGAGCGCAGCGAGAGACGACGCGGTGTTCGACGACGAGGTGGCGCTACACGCGGCCACCGAGAACGTCTCTGCGGAAAAGAAAGTGAAATCTCCGCGGGCGGCCCTCGACGGGGGCGTTGCCTCCGCTGCCGGCTCCGAGTCCAAGCCCAGCCCTGGCCCCAAAGGGCAGCTTCGAGGGGAGTCCGACCGGAGCAAACAACCACTCCCGGCTTCGTCCCCCACCAAGAGGAAGGGCAGGAGCCGCGTTCCGGAGGCTGTGCCCAGCCAGCCTGCCAGCGGCCCGCGGTCTCCTGCCAAGGAGTCCCCACCCAAGAGGGCGCCGGCGTCCGACCCCAGCTCGGTGGCCAAGAGCACCGCGGCCGACTGCGGGGAGGAGGCGGCCCGGGTCATTCCTCGTGAGCTCACGGTCAAGAGCAGCTCCCTGCTGCCAGAGATCAAGCCCGAGCACAAGAGGGGTCCGTTCCCCAACCACTTCGATGGCCGGGCAGAGGGAGGCCGAAGCAAAGACCTGGGCAGATCGTCCGGAGCTTCGGATGCCGACGGCTTAAAGCCCAGGAACCATTTCGGTGTGGGCAGGTCGACGGTGACCACTAAAGTGACCCT CCCTGCCAAACCCAAACACGTGGAACTAAACCTGAAAACCCCTAAGAATCCTGACAGTTTAGCAAATGAACATAACTCATTTAGCCAGCCAGTTCATAAGGGAAACACTGCTACCAAAATCTCTTTATTTGAAAACAAACGAGTGAACAGTAGTCCAAGACACACTGACATTCGAGGCACAAGGAACATTCCCTCTAATAAGACATTTGTTGGGAGAGCAAAGCTGAATTTAGCCAAAAAAGCCAAGGAAATGGAGCAACCAGAAAAGAGAGTAATGCCAAATAGTCACCATAATGGTGTGGTGGTGAAGGAACCCTCTGCAGAAACCAAAGTCATTCTCCCTAAAGAAGGGATTATCTCAGCAGCCAGAGAAATGGGAGGGGAGCCCACCGAAGGTCAAGCTCTTAGTCCCCAGCCTAACCAAGATGACAAAGCAGATGTGCAAACAGATGCTGGCTGTTCTTCAGATCATCCAGTGGTTGCTGCTGTGATTCCTGTCAAGGACCGTAAGCTCTTAGGAGAGGACAAGTCTGAGGCTGCTGAAAGCAAAAGACCTGGACTTGAAAATATGATTGATACAGCACAAGACACCCCCGACATTCTTGATGCCAAAGATTCACTTCCAAAGCCCCAGGGTACATTGCCTGACTCACAGCCCCAGGATGAGTCATTCAAGAAGccttctcttcctctgcctgTGGATGTTCCCAAAGACGAATGTGCTCAAGCTCCCATAAGCAATTTTGCCTGCACTGATCTAAAAGTGTCAGAAAACCATAATGGGTGTATTTTGCCTGTGTCTCATCACAGTGAGAAAATTCCCCTGTCCAAActtggaggaggagaaggaaaccCTCCTTCTTCCCCAAAGCCCAGCCCAGAAGCTGTGGTAAATGAATGTCCATCCAAGGTCCTTGTCCAGGTCAGGTCCTTCGTTCTTCCTGTGGAGAGCCCTCAGGATGTGAGCTCCCAGATCATTTCAGAAAACTCTGAAGTTAAAGAAGTGCAGTTGCCAAgttgtcacaataatgaacttgaAGTGGTTTCCGTTGCAAGTTGTGCTCCCCAGCAAGAGGAAGTCCTGGGCACATCACCCAAACGCACTCATGGCAAAGAGGAACATGTGGCAAAATCTGTCCCACACGTCACACCACCAAAGTGCGAGAAAGCTCTGCCCATCCAGGCTGAAAGTCAGGGCAGCCAAAAACACCCGGTGGCTGAGTGTAGCCCCGCCAACTCTCCCACCAGCAGAAATCATTCAGAAACTCCTCCGAGGCCAGATCAAAACATGGTGAATGGCAAGGACACCCCTACCAGTCTTTTGAATGTTTCTGCTGGTAGTGATGATAGTGTATTTGATTCTTCCTCTGATATGGAAAAATTCAcggaaattattaaaaatatggaCAGCACAATTTGTGTGccccagaagaaaaagaagaccaGGATGCCAAACTCCCCTGCCCCTCACTTCGCTATGCCTCCTATTCATGAGGACAATTTAGAAAAGGTGTTTGACCCTAACGTGTTCACCTTCGGTTTGGGGAAGAAGAAGGAAAGCCAGACAGAAATGTCACCTGCTTTACATTTGATGCAGAACCTCGACCCCAAATCCAAACTGAGGCCCAAACGTGCATCCACCGAGCAGAGTGTCCTCTTCAAGTCCTTGCACACTAACACTACTAATGGAAAAAGTGAACCTCAGCCCACTTTAGAAAAATATGACAAAGAGAACAGGGACATTACCAATGGTGGAGTTAAGAGATCAAGGTTAGAAAAGAGTGCGCTTTTCTCAAGCATGTTATCTTCTTTGCCACAAGACAAAGTCTTCTCTCCCTCTGTGACATCAGTCAACAGTATGACCACTTCTTTCAGCACTTCTCAGAACAGTTCTCTGTCTCGGTCTTCAGTGGTACAGCCCCTGACGGAGGGTGCCCCGCCCTGTGGCTTAGACAAAGAGCAGCCAAGTCTTCCACCTCACCACTCCTTAAAGATCTTCAATTTCAACTCGGCAAATGCATCTCATTCAGATCTGAAAAGTCCAAGCCACATGGAAAAACACCTgcaaaaagaggaaaacaaagaagACCTGAATTCACAAAGCAATCTACACTTGCCAGAATCGAAATTTTCAGAATTTTCCAAACTGAAAAACAATGATGGTATGGAAAAGGCTAATCATACTGAAAGTGTTCTTAAATCCAACTTGCCAAACCATGGAAACAGTGATAGCGACTTCATGGGTCTTTTCAAATCAAGCCGATACGACCCAGGCATTTCTTTTTCTGGATTGCCATTATCAGATGCCACG ACACTGAGAGGAAGTAGTCAAAATAAACTCAATCCCCGACCTGGAAAG GTGGTGATATTCAGTGAGCCCTATGTCTCGGAGAAGTGCATTGAAGTTTTCAGGGATATTCAGGATTGCAGTTCTTGGAGCCTCTCTCCAGTAGTACTCGTGAAAGTCGTTAGAGGATG TTGGATTTTGTATGAGAAACCAAATTTTGAAGGACATTCCATCCCCTTAGAAGAAGGTGAACTGGAACTTTCTGGTCTCTGGGGTATAGAAGATATTTTGGAAAGAAATGAGGAGGCAGAGTCTGATAAACCTGTAGTGATTGGTTCAATCCGACATGTGGTCCAG GATTACAGAATTAGTCAAATTGACTTATTTACTGAACCAGAGGGGTTAGGACTCCTGAATTCCTACTTTGATGACACTGAAGAAATGCAGGGATTTGGTGTCATGCAGAAGACATGTTCCATTAAAGTGCATTGGGGCAC ATGGCTGATTTATGAAGAACCTGGATTTCAAGGTGTCCCTTTTGTCTTGGAACCGGGCGAATACCCTGACTTATCCTTCTGGGATACGGAAGAAGCCTACATTGGATCCATGCGGCCTCTGAAAATG ggTGGTCGTAAAGTTGAATTCCCAACAGATCCGAAG GTTATTATTTATGAAAAGCCTTTCTTTGAAGGAAGATGTTTGGAACTAGAAACAGACCTGTGTAGCATTGTCACTGATGAGACAGAAGCGACTGGAGATGATCACTTGCCCCTTACATCAGTGGGGTCCATGAAAGTTCTAAGAGGCAT TTGGGTTGCCTATGAGAAGCCTGGATTTGTGGGTCATCAGTATTTGCTAGAAGAAGGAGAATACAAGGATTGGAAAGACTGGGGAGGTTATAATGGAGAGCTTCAGTCCTTACGACCTATATTAGGG GATTTTTCAAATGCTCACATGATAATGTACAGTGACAAAAACTTTGGATCCAAAGGTTCCAGTATCGATGTATTAGGAATTGTTGCTAATTTAAAGGAGACTGGATATGGAGTAAAGACACAGTCTATTAATGTACTGAGTGGAGT atGGGTAGCCTATGAAAATCCTGACTTCACTGGAGAACAGTATGTTCTGGATAAAGGCTTTTACACCAGTTTTGAGGACTGGGGAGGCAAAAATTGTAAGATCTCTTCTGTCCAACCCATAAGTTTG gatTCTTTCACTGGCCCAAGGAGACGAAAccag ATTCACTTGTTTTCAGAACCACAGTTTCAAGGTCAAAGTCAAAGATTTGAAGAAACAACAGATCAAATTGATGATTCGTTTTCTACCAAGTCCTGCCGAGTTTTAGGAGGCAG CTGGGTTGCATACGATGGAGAAAATTTCTCCGGCAATCAGTACGTGTTGGAAGAAGGCCACTATCCTTGTCTTTCTGCAATGGGATGCCTGCCTGGAGCAACTTTCAAGTCTCTTCGTTTTATAGATGTG GAATTTTCTGAACCAACAATTATTCTTTATGAAAGAGAAAACTTCAAAGGAAAAAAGATTGAACTTAATGCAGAGACCGTTAATCTCCAATCCCTGGGATTTAACACACAAATACGCTCTGTTCAGGTTATTGGTGGCAT ATGGATTACTTATGAATATGGAAATTACAGAGGTCGACAGTTCCTATTGTCACCAGCAGAAGTACCTAGTTGGTATGAATTCAGTGGCTGTCGCCAAATAGGTTCTCTACGACCTTTTGTTCAG AAACGAATTTGTTTCAGACTTCGAAACAAAGCAACAGGGTTATTCATGTCAACCAATGGCAACTTAGAGGATTTGAAGCTTCTTAGAATACAGGTCATGGAAGATGTTGGTGCTGATGATCAGATTTGGATTTATCAAGAAGGATGCATCAAATGCAGG ATAGCAGAGGACTGCTGCCTGACAATCGTGGGCAGCCTGGTAACATCTGGCTCAAAGCTGGGCCTGGCACTCGACCAGAGTGTTGACAGTCAGCTCTGGTGCATGAAGCCAGATGGCAGGATCCACAGCAAACTAAAGCCCAATTTAGTTTTAGATATCAAAG